From the bacterium genome, the window CACGCCGATATTGGGCGAGCCCACCGCGTCCAGGATTCGCAGGTGGTCGGCGGCGCTCATGCTGCTCTCGAGCGAGACCGTCACGCCCAGCTTCTCGGCCAGGGGCGCCATTTCCTTGAACGAGTTGATTATCCGCGTGAACTCGGCGTCATCCTGCGGCGTATTCTTGCGGAAAATGGGCAGCAGGATATCATCCGCGCCGATAGCCGCGGCCACGGTGATCGCGTCCTTGACCCGCATCACACCCATCGGCTCGCTCTTGAACGGCTCGCCCGGTCCGAGGTTGCCGATAGCCAGGGAGCAGATCTGCACGCCGTTGGCCAGTGCGGCCCCGCGGTACTCGGCCTGGAGCTTCTCGCCGCGCAGGTGCGGGGCGCCGTCCTCCGGGTACAGCACGCTCACCTGGATACCGTCCAGCCCGATCTCGCGGGCCAGGGCCACTTTTTCGGTCAGGCCGCGCTCGCCCAGGTTCCAGTCGGTCATCCCGATCCGCACGGGCATGGGGTTGGGGCCGCTTGCGCTCTGCTGGGCGCGGGCCTGGCCCACGGCCGCGGTCACCGCCGCCGCCGCGCCAGCGGCCAGAAAGTCGCGTCTCGATACTGGCATGGGTCTTCCTCCTTGGGCTGTCTGTGGCAGGAAAAACACGGAAACAACGTGGCTGACTTTCGGTTCGCAGCGCCCCGGCAGGGGGGCGGGTTCCAGGCTAATAATAGCATTGCCTTTCCGGGCGGGCAACAGTAATCGCCGCCCGGACCGGCTTTCCTTGATAACTGCGGCCGTCGGGCTTATCTTTTGCCGCAGGCTGCGCGTGGCCCGGCTGTGGCAGTCGCCGCCCGACTGACCGAACATACTCCCGTAAGGTGTCCTGTCCATAATTCAACCCCTGGAGGCTTCGATGCGCAAGTCCGCTGGAGCGCTCTTCCTGGCCGCACTGATCGCTGTCCTCGGCTGCCAGCCCTCCGCCGCGCCGAAGGCGGAAAAGACAGCGGCGAGCACACACAGTTTCGCGGTGCTCGACCCGGGCCATTTCCACGCCGCCCTGGTGTTCAAGAGCGCCGCCTATCCCGGGGTCGACCCCCTGGTGTCGATCTACGCCCCGGTGGGCCAGGACTACGTGGACCACATGGCCCGCGTGGCCCCGTTCAACACCCGCGGTGACGACCCGGCCCAGTGGCGCTACCGGTCATATCTGGGGCCGGATTACGAGCAGGCGATGTTCGATGAAAGCCACGCCGACATCGCGGTGCTCAGCGGACGCAACGCGCCCAAGATCGACCGTATCCTGGCCTGCGTGCGCCACGGGATGAACGTCCTGGCCGACAAGCCCTGGGTGATCGAGCCCTCCAAGCTGGCCGTGCTGGACACGGTCCTGGCCGTGGCCGACAGCCTGCACCTGGTGGCCTACGACATCATGACCGAGCGGCACGAGATAACCACTATCCTGCAGCGCGAACTGATCCAGGACCAGACCCTGTTCGGCGTGCCCCTGACCGGCGGTCCGGA encodes:
- a CDS encoding sugar phosphate isomerase/epimerase, which encodes MPVSRRDFLAAGAAAAVTAAVGQARAQQSASGPNPMPVRIGMTDWNLGERGLTEKVALAREIGLDGIQVSVLYPEDGAPHLRGEKLQAEYRGAALANGVQICSLAIGNLGPGEPFKSEPMGVMRVKDAITVAAAIGADDILLPIFRKNTPQDDAEFTRIINSFKEMAPLAEKLGVTVSLESSMSAADHLRILDAVGSPNIGV